A segment of the Syntrophus gentianae genome:
AGAATCGCTGATGGACGGCTCCCGGGCGGACATGGTCTTCACGGATCCGCCCTACAATGTCGATTATGGATCCTCGCTACGCGATCGCCAGGGGAAGAAAGCGGGAAGGAAGAACGCCGGCCGGAAGATCCTCAACGACCACTTCGCCAAACGAGAAGGCTTCTATGAGTTTCTCCGTGACGCCCTGGCCGCCATGCGGCCTCATGTCTCCGGCGACATTTACATCGCCATGTCCTCGTCGGAACTGGACAACCTCCAGAAGGCGTTTCGTGATGCCGGCGGCCACTTCTCCACCTTTATCATCTGGGTCAAATCCCAGTTCACCATCGGCCGGGCCAACTACCAGCGCCAGTACGAGCCGATCCTCTACGGATGGTTTGAGGGATCCACCCACTACTGGTCGGGAGTCCGCAACCTGGCCGATGTCTATGGCCAGGATAAGCTCCTGCGGGATGCCGACGGGGTTCCCCTCATCCGGGTGGAATCCTGCTCGATCGAAAGCGATGTCTGGGAATTCCCGAAGCCGGTGCGTAGTGATGAGCACCCGACCATGAAGCCCATCGCCCTGGTCGCACGGGCCTTGCGCAACAGCAGCAAGCCCGGTGCCCTGGTCCTGGATTCCTTTTCCGGGTCAGGAACGACGATCATGGCGGCGGAACAAACCGGGAGAACCTGCTACGCCATGGAACTCTCCCCCATCTATTGCGATGTGGACATCAAAAGATGGGAAACCTTTACGGGAGGAAAAGCGGAATTGATCCAATCAGGTTAATACGGGGCAGAACGATCGGGGCCACCCGGGAGGCGGCAGCATCCCGGATTCCGTGTTGGCGCACGGACAGGCCTCCGACCGCAGAGGGCTTATAACATAAAATTTACAAATGGCGGCAGAAAAATGGGAACCGATCACGGGATTGACAGCGGTGAATTGGGAGGTTTGATCCTGTCCGTTGTCACGGATATCAAGATGGAAAAAGAGCGTTTGGACAAACTGATCGAGGCGGCCGCCGACCAGGACAAGATCACCCTGAAGGTCCTCTACAATGCCGTCGTCACCAACCTCACCGCCTACAACGCTCAGAAGACAAGCGCCAAGCTCAAGGACTGGCGGCAGGCGGAATCGGCCCTATTGAAGTCCATCTCGGAACTGGAGTCCAAGTACTTCCCAAAAGACCGTCCTCTGACGAACCTCCTGGCCGTTGCCGACTGGCTGAAGCACCATGGCTGGAAGGTATCGAAGTCGAAGCTTTACGCCGATGCCAAGACGGGAAAGATCGCTCCCAGTTCAGACGGGACCTACCCCATCAAAAGCATCGAGAAATATGCCGGCCAATACCTCCGGCAAAAAGGCGCCCTGGGCCGGCATGATGAGGCCCTAAGCAGCATTGCCGAGGAGAAGGCGGATGCGGAAAAGCGCAAGGCCATCGCCGATGCCTCTTTAAAAGAAATACTCCTGGATGAGAAGCGAAGGAATCTCGTCGATCGGGGATATTTCGACCGAGAGCTGAGCCGGCGGGCGGCCATCTTTCGGTCTGATCTGGAAGGCATGGTCCGAAGCAAGGCCAGCGACATCGCCGCTTTGGTCCATGGAGATTCCGGCCGGATCTCCGAACTGATCGATTATATGCTCAATGAACTGGAAGTTGTTCTTGCCAGGTATAGTGATGATAAGCCGATTGAGGTACCGGAGACAAGATTGGTTGAAGACGACCTCCAGGATGATGAAAAAGAATATGATGAAGAACAGGAGGGAAAATCATGGCTGAATCTTTAGGTGAAGCACTGCCGAAACAACAGGCAAGGGTCAGGGAGATTCTCGGACATAACAAGGCTATCGGAACACCGGGAATCTTCGGGACGTTGATGATTGAGCATTCCTTAAGGGAAGCGGACAAAGCGGTAATAAGTGGTGATCCCGTTGCCATGCTGAGAGCTTATGAAGACCTGAAAAACATCAAAGAATGACTGACAGGAAATAATAGAAAGTGAGGTCATAAGATGAAAGAACGGCCCATTTCCTTTTCCCCTCCCATGGTCATGGCCATCCAGGAAAATCTCAAAACAATGACCAGGCGGACAAGAGGCTTGAAGGAGATCAACCAGGATCCAGACGCCTGGCGCTTTATCCGCACGGAAGAGGGAATCTATTCCTTCCTGCATAAAGACGGGGGAAAAAAGTCGATCTTCTGCCCTTACGGCATCCCCGGCGATCGACTTTGGGTGAAGGAAGCACTGATCAGGAAAACAAATCGTTCAAGATCAATGGCTTTCTATGCAACCGATGACGAGCCCGTTTTAATCGGTGGCTCCGGGATAGATGATGTGCTGAAATGGAAATGGGAAAGGGACTATCTACCCGCCACCTTCATGCCTCGATTTGCAGGCAGGTACTTATTGGAAGAGATAAGCATAAGGACAGAGAGATTGCAGAGAATCACTCCCTGCGATTGCATGAAAGAGGGGTTGAGAACCTTCATGAGAGGAAGTGGCGCCTGCAGTGATCTGCTGGTTCAATTTGAGTCCCTTTGGAACCGTATCAATTTCAAAAAATATCCCTGGAAAAGCAATATTCATGTGTGGGTCATTGAGTTCAAGAGGTCGGTGCGAGAATGAAACACTGGGAAGGATGGATTGTGACAGGTTCTACCGAGACCCTTGGCGAGAAAAGGGAGGCAGTCAGTTGCACCGGAAATGGATGGATTACGCTCAGCAATGACGAAAAGGTAAGGACAAGCGACTTTTTTGAAGATGAAAAATGTGCATGGGTGAAGATCAAGGAAAACTTGAGCCTGAAAATTTCTTTTCTAAAAAGGCAGATTAAATGGGCTGAAAATGCATTAAAGGAAGCTGAAACAAATGCTCAGAATTGAAGATTCCCTATCCATCACCTTCACCCCCGGCGAGCGACGAGTCTTTGCAAGACGTGAGCGGCTATCCACAGCAGAATGGGCCGCCAAGTACCGTGTCGTGGTTGGGCCGCCATTACCCGGCCGCTGGATGAATGAAGCGAATCCCTGCGCCGTCGGCGTCATGGACGCCCTTGATGATCCGTCCATCCGGGAGATCTATGTCCAGGCGGCTCCCCAAACGATCAAGACGCAGTCCATCATTAACTATCTGCTCAGGCGCATCGATCAGCAGCCGACATCGGCCATGTACTGCATGCCCGATGAGAAAAAGACCAAGCGGATCATGAAGCGCCGCC
Coding sequences within it:
- a CDS encoding site-specific DNA-methyltransferase translates to MIIENRRIDDLLPAEKHPRKILKPGDETFEALRRSIETFGYVDPIIWNSRTGHIVGGHQRLEVLKHLGHNEAEVSIVDLDSDMELALDSALNKISGDWDMPKLKDVLIELETLPIDINLTGFSAKEIELLLKKDILEDDFDAVVEAEKIASATSKRGDIWQLGRHRLMCGDSTIASEVESLMDGSRADMVFTDPPYNVDYGSSLRDRQGKKAGRKNAGRKILNDHFAKREGFYEFLRDALAAMRPHVSGDIYIAMSSSELDNLQKAFRDAGGHFSTFIIWVKSQFTIGRANYQRQYEPILYGWFEGSTHYWSGVRNLADVYGQDKLLRDADGVPLIRVESCSIESDVWEFPKPVRSDEHPTMKPIALVARALRNSSKPGALVLDSFSGSGTTIMAAEQTGRTCYAMELSPIYCDVDIKRWETFTGGKAELIQSG